One Marmota flaviventris isolate mMarFla1 chromosome 17, mMarFla1.hap1, whole genome shotgun sequence genomic window, CCTTCTTCCTAGGCCTCCAGAGTCACAGGATTACTCATGCACTACCATGTCAGGCAAGAGATTATTTTTGTGAAAACACGCCGAAGTTAATTTGGGTGTTGGGGATCATGtgacactctgccactgagctacaaccccagcttttttttcttaagaaaaggtCTCAAAAAGTTACCCAGTctgcctcaaacttgggatcctcctgcctcagcctcccaagtagctgggattacacgcgTGTACCACTACGGccataacaaaatttaaaagcccAATAATGGTGCTAATAGCATAGTGTTTCAGATATGGGGAAGTTAGAGAACATGGAAGGGAAAGAGCATGGTAATTCAATATAAAACATGATTAACACATAAGGTATTCGACTTCTGAGAACTTAGAAATTAATTACCAAATTAACTGAATTATGAATGTTATGAGAATCGATGTGACAATGTACATTTATGTTGCAAGACATTATGGAATACTATCTTGCAGTGAATTACCTAACAAATTCTACAGCCTAATAACTCTGAATAACCCTGTAAGTTTCTATATGAAAAATCTCAGGTTACCAACTGAAGGGTGTAGTTTTGATATGGTATAAGAAAATTCAGGTCAACTGTCACTCTCAAGTCTGAGCAGGAAAGGGGGGGAAGAACACCTGTCTTCTACTAAATAGTGTtccttaaatgaataaatacaccTTGAAAATGAACTCTACctgttagatttaaaaaaaaaaaaagatactaagtTGTGGTAAGCCACTCAATGAACTGAATTCTCATATAAACTAACCTTTCTCCTTGGATTTTCTGTCTTGTTCTCTGTCCCGACTTTTGCTCCTGTGCTTATATGACTTTCGATCTCGGCTTTTTGACCTTCTTCGATCTCGACTGCGAGAcctgtgttttctttctgatCTGTCATGGCTTCTGCTTCTTCGTCGCTCTCTACttcttaataatttaaaacagaaaagaaagccaaCTTCAACTAGTATTACAATAAAAAAGGGCCATGAAATACAAACTGTTGAATAAttaacaagacaaaacaaaactttccCTTAAAAAGCAAACAGAGCTTACTACTAAAACATTTTACTTTGGAAATCTTaattaaaaatgaccaaaaaaatcgTTCTAAACTCAATTTATCACAGTTATAAATCAACACAGTAATCACTGCTCTTTTAAGACTTATTTCCAACTATAATTCTAATTAAAACAGCAAAGgtgatttcatattttgtttcttcctaGAATTAGTGAAAAGAGAAGGCATGTAAGAGACAAACCATCTGTATAGTAATTTTCTAAACAGATTTTTAACAAATCTACTAGACAGATGGGAAATAGTGAAGAAGTTGCGTGgtgcacaccggtaatcccagtggcttgggaagttgagacaagaggattgccagttcaaagccagcctcagccaaagcgaggcacttaagcaactcagtgagacctgtcttaaataaaatagagctggggatgtggctcagtggctaagagcccctgagttcattccccagtaccaaaataaataaagaaagatgggACCATTCACTgattgaaaattcattttctatcaCGGTACTTAAGAATACAGCCAGTCCTCAACTTACAATTTTTCAACTTAACGACAGTGCAAAAGTAATGTTAAGAGCAAAATCCAGTACTtcaaatttagaattttgttATACCCCCGTAATATGTGATACAATATCTTGATGTATCTCTTTTGATACTGGACACTGGCTACAGCTCTTAATCAGTCACACAATCGTAAGGGTAAATAACTCTGATGTTCTACAGGTGTACAAAATGCATTTTcacttacaatattttcaacttacaacaGGCTTAACTGATAACTCAACTGTTAAGCTGAGGAGCATCCATATTTTCAAGTATCATCCTAATGACTAATATCAGTAATTACTACTGCTTATTATGGGGTCATTATGAGTGAGACCCTGCTGTACAGTTTTGTATACCTGCTTCGCCTTCTTTCCCTACTTCGTGATCTTTTATGGTCCCGAGACCTGCTGCATCTTCGGTCAGAAGTTCGGCTTGAATGTCTACTTCGTGAAcggcttctctttcttctttctctatctcgagctctttctttttctctttcttcctcttctctacgtcttttcctttccctttcttccctttctctctcccgttctttttctctttcttctctttcctgtttctcttttttaagacGCTCATCCCGATCAGGttcttcagttctttttcttaacttttccTAGGAAAATCAAGTTGGATTTCCGATTTTTGTTCTGTGGGGCTCACAAATgttatgcaagcactctaccattgagctgggTCCCCAACCCCTCAGATTGCATTTTTACACaactaaaatcttaaaaacagtaaaaatataatACCTAATGCAAAGCAATCTGTAGGCCAAATTCAATGCCCTCAGGGGAAATGTATCTATTCCAATATGAGTATGTATGTACACAAGATATCTTTACTTTAACCAATTCTTCAGGTAATTCTCCCCAAATTTTTAATACTTTAGAGTGACAACAGTACATCAGTTTGATGAATACCAAAACTTCACAGGGATTATGTCTTTAAACAAATacaaacatcaataaaatattaatgagtgGTTTATATCTCCACGAGACTATTTTTAGCTatgttaaaatagttatttttagtgACAGCTAGTTATAGCCAAAAGTTATAATTCAGTGTTaactaaagttaaaaatatatgcttACAAGAAACTTACTTTCAATTCTTCTACTGTAGCTTTAATTTTGGCATAGCCCATATGTTGTTTTCCCATCAAATGATCATCTACCCGGGACTGTGCATCTCCTACTATCAAAAAGGCTCCACATACTTCACAAacttccatttgtttttcttgggcAGCAAAACTTTCAATCGTCTGAAATGATAAATACAGTTATTACAGTGAACATCTAAGTCGGGCACAGTGTTGCAGGCCCTGTAATCcccacaactcaggaggctgaggcaggagaaacctatattcaaggtcagcctcaccaACTCATCGAGACCCAAAAAGAGGGGCTGTGGCTCCAAGGTGGCAGAGCACTTtgctaccatgtgtgaggcactgggttcgatccttagcaccacataccaaaataaaggcatactgcctgtttacaacttaaaaaataaaaaataaaacagtaacaacaacaaaaaactgcaGACTGagggccaggcatagtggtgcatacctgtaatcccagtaactgggaagacagaggcaggaggattgaaagttcaaagccagcctcagcaatttagtgaggccccaagaaaCTTAGCGCTtcccttgaatgtgtgaggcactgggttccatcctcagcaccacataaaaataaataaataaaataaaagatattgtgtccatctacaactaaaaaaatatttaaagtgggaggtggggggctgggaatgtgactcagtggttaagtactcttgggttcaatccctggtaacaaacacaacaaaaaagaaccaaaaataaaaagaatagctGAGAAACCAATAAAAACTCTCAAAAAGAACTTACCATTTAAAACAGATTTCTAATATGTACGAATTTTCCATTTGAACAACAATTGGTCTACTTTTTAAGAGTGGCTGGTCACATGGCAAAAGCAATCAACTTGCCTATCATCTAAGAAAGGTGCTGAGATGACTGCTCAACTTTTAACTGTTTAATATCCACATCGCCTTGAGAAATTTAAACTATCTTTCAGGAAATTATCTATTTTAGTCTGAATTCACATTTCTTCTGTAGGTTCAATAGGCATCTGTGCATATTCAAAAAGCATTAAGAAGATGGGTgtcgtggcacacacctgtaatcccagatacacaggaggctgaggctagaggattaCATgttcaaaactacactgaaaaacttagtgagatcctgtcttgaaataaaaacgGGTGGTGgcaacatgcctataatcccagcgactcaggaggttgaaggtGGAAAATCACACGTTTAAAGtgagcctgagcaacttagtgagaccctgtcttaaaataaataaataaaaggctgagtatgtgactcagtggtaaagtgcccctgggttcaatttccagtaccaaaaaaagttaACAAAGTAGGAGGTATTTTAAGAGTCTGCTAATTTTTAATTAAGATAAACATGTACTGTGTAACATActgcaacaaaaatgaaaataaaacccagaTGTAAATGCATATTTATGATTTAAGGCAGAAGTCAGCAAGCCGGCAGCCCAAGAACTActattgaaaataatgttttattgatAGAACATAACCATATCCAATTGTTTATACATTTCTATGGTGAGaaacacatgtatttttttattttgttttcacccATGGTTCCTGGCTCTTAACTCCTTCCCTGAGGCAGGCCATACAAATTAAATCCCTGCGGCGGGGCACACAAATTAAATATTCTCTTCACCAATGTAGGTCATAGAAACAAACCTTTTCCCATCTTTCTATTTTGGAGTTagccataaagaaattctctgacctacCTTATCTAACAGTAGGTCACAGGACCCCTAATTCAGAAGCGATTCTACCCAGTACCCAGGAAGAATGCTACACAGCCAGTACTGCTAGGATTCCCTACTTAGTTTATTGCATTACatcatattttttaatcacatttctCTATGATTGTCCATGTTTCCATCATGCTCATGCAATGAAGTCTTCATAAACCTCCAAAAGAACAAGGTCTAGAGAGCTTCCAGATACTGAACACCTGGAAATTCCTGAAAGATGGTGCACACAAAGAGGGCATGGATGTTCTGTACTCCTTCTCCCATACCTCACCTATGCAATTCTTCATTTGCATCCTTTGTAatatccttttttccccccattttatttttatttcctgtggagctggggatggaacccaagcaAATTAACTGAACCTGAGGTAAAGGTTTGTTGGAACGATGAATTTATGGCCAGTAAATCAGAAGCACAggttaaagacaaaacaaaacctagagcacGCGACTGGCAAATGGTGTGTCCATGTGGGAGCAGTCTTAGAGACTGAGTCCTTAATCTATGAGATCTAACACTATCTCCTGGATAGACAGTGTCAGAACTGAATTAAATTATAAGACTTCCAGTTGGTGCCTGCTGCTGCAGCAGAACTGATCACTTGCTGGTGGGATGAAAACCCCACACATCTAGGGATCTCAATAATAATCTGGGCTAGAGGTGTAGCTAAGTGACAGATCGTTTGCCTGACATCCTTGACTTAATCCCCAGTGCTaaactataaacaaacaaaaaattatctgAGCTGTCAGTATATTATAGAAGAAAATGAGTTTtgaggtttttaattttcttttctttttttttccctgtattttcaGGTTGTCTAAGGCTACTTTCACAATATGAAGCAGAGCTTAGAAGCTATGACATGTAAACCTATATTatatattgaagaaaatgttTGATGACTCATTATTTAGGATATTAGGGAAAATATCTTCAAAGGTTCTCAATTAGGAACTAATCCCAagaaatttatagaaattttaaCAGGCTAGGTAATTTAAAAGAAAGTAGGTTTACTCACCGAGGTTGTAGATCTAAgcaattctctctcttcttttagcTGTTCAACTAATTTCATCATTCCCTGGGCTTCTTCTACCTTTCCTTCAGATCCTAATTCTTCAATCTAAAAAGGATAGGgataaaaaccaaaatcaaaatccTTTCTAAtcaaactaaatatatttttgtattcctcccatgcttcatTAGCATCTAGTAGTATTGTggggtttttaattttgtttgtttactgaAATCTCTTTGGGTTTAATTtacccttttgatttttttaaaacagcctaatgacattaaataaaataaagttacagaATTTGATGTATGGACATAGGCACAAACCCATGAAAATCATCACCAGCATCTAGATAATGAATATATCCCACCACCCTGTAAGGTTTCTCCCTCTTTTTAGTGCTTCTTCCAACCTCAATCTCACTTCACTCATATGCCCAAGCAAACAATGATTTTGCTGTCACTAggattgttttgcattttctaaacTTTACACAAATTGAATACAGTTTGTATTCCTTTAATGGCCTGGGTTCTTTCACTCTAATTACTTTAAGATTCATTATACTTTACATGTAGTTAACTCCTTTCTATTATCCAATATTCAATTTCTACTGTATGGTTATATCACAATTAATTATCCACttacctgttgatggacatttgaattaTTGCTAGCTtagggtttttattttctgtccatTACGAACAAATCTCTTAAGATTACTGTTGCACAAGTCACTGTGTAGACCAAGTTTTCAATTATCTAGGGTAAAtacttcttagaagaggatagctcatgttttattttttactttttaagaaacaCATAAACTCTATTCCAAGGTGgctatacattttacatttaccatcaaggtttatttttccatttagccCAAATTCTCACTGACTCTTGGTATGggccttatttatttgtttgtttgataccagagattgaactcaggggcactggagcactgagccacatccccagccttattttgtattttatttagagacagggtctcactgagttgcttagcacctcacttttgctgaggctggctttgaagtcacaattctcctgcctaagcctcctaagatgctgggattacaagcctgcacCACAGCGCCCAGCTGGgccatttaaaacaaaagtaatctCATTGTGGTTGTAATGTGTATTTTCCTAAAGGACTGataatgttgaatatcttttcatatgtGTCATTCTCACATTAGTTAAGTGTTTGACTTAAATATTAACTGACATTAATGAATATAATTCTCACCTGCTGTAGGAGCACATCAATTTTGTCTGTTAGAACctgaattttttcttcatttttacctGTTGGGCCAGCTGCCTGTTGAAAACAAAATGTGTCATCAACAAGTAAAAAGCAAACATTCAAACTCTcacatatcatttttatttaataattgaaaTGTTTAATCACAAGAATAGTAATTTAACTAACTTCAATTTGTCAGTAAATCACAATCTTTTCAGTTAGTGACACTTAGAAAAATGTTACGATTAGCAAAACAATGTTATAATAGTTAAGACTGAAAAAATGCCTTTCAAGTTTTATATCATTCTAAAAGTACAAAGTAGGGAATAGAAGACAAAATGTTAGGAGTCTCCAGAGAACAAAGAACCTTTATTCAGACTGTAATTTGGTTAGGGATGCaattcagtggaagagcacttgcctaggatggccctgggtttgatgacTGGaaccacaggaagaaaaaaaaagaagaaataggctGTAAATCCACTTTACACTTACCCCAGAGGACTGTTGGTTTTGAGATAATGCCAGTCGGGCATGGCCTCGTCTGATTCTACGTTCTACTTCTGCAAGTAAGCTCTGTAAGTATCGTAAAAAATCTCTCTCATAGCCAACTTTCATAAAACGAGAACTCTTCTCATACCtggtaaaatgaaaatgaacacacCTTTATCCATTTCAATTCACATATTCTATATTAACTAGTCTCAAGGACTACAGCACTTAAGCTGAAACGTAAGTAATGTATATGAAGTAAATTTCTTGTTGTCTCTCATCCTGAAGAGAAGACAATATGCTGCAACAGGTTTGGTTAAGAATACGGGTTTAACAAAGGAATTTGACTCCCCAGCTCTACCACTATACCAGATGTATCAGAGACCCTGGACCTAGATTAGGTCTCATCTATAAAACTGGGACTTGCagggtatagtggcacatgcatataaccccagtgacttgggaggctgaggcaggaggactgcaagttgaaCTTAGAGAGACcatggcaacttagagagaccatgtctcaaaatttcaaaaaaaaaaaaaaaaaaatttaaagcctcaggatatagctcagtggtaaagcacccctaggttcatcCCCactagtacaaaacaaaacaaaaactggggCTGTTCAAAAGTAACTGTGATATACAAAAGTTTGGCATAGAACACATACTCCTGGCAGCTAACAATACTATTATTAAAGTTATATAACTTTCTTACCACACACACCAAGCCAGTAAATGACTCTCTAGTAGTTAATTATTTTATAGCAATTCCAATTACTTCTATAATATTTGTCCCTTTAAATCAAATAATGActaggagaaaaagaacaaaagtccAACTTACTGTTTTCGTagattttcatcatgaattttttcACATGGacctgggagaaaaaaaaggaataataggaatgtataaattattttgtaaCAGTTAACAACCTTTCTTCTTAccaaaagttattttttccttttttattcattcattcattcattcagagagagagagagaattctttaatattcattttctagttttcggcggacacaacatctttctttgtatgtggtgctgctgTTTGTaggtgcgctaccgcttgagccacatccccaacccattttttccttttttaaaagagaaaaagaagctgGGCATTGTGAACCATACCTATacctataatccaagctactcagaaaactgaggcaggaagaccaaaaGCTGGAAGaccacaatggaacattactcagccataaagaagaaattgtggggcctgggttgtggcttgcctagcatgtgtgaggcactgggtttgcttctcagcaccacatataagcaaataaataaataagggtccatcaataactaataaaaatatttttaaaaaggaagaagaaattatggcatttgtgagTAAAtggactatcatgctaagtgaagtaagtcaatcccccaaaccaaaagctgaatgttctctgatatgcagatactaacacATAGTAAGAGTGgggggaatagaagttcactggattagacaaaggggaatgaagagaagggacaGCGGATGGGGCTAGGAAAGACAGttgaataaatcagacataactttcctacattcataCATAAATACATGGCCAGATTAACTTcatatcatgtacatccatactccatgtttgtataatatgtcaaaatacactctactgtcatgtatatctaaaaagaacaattaaaaaaaaaatgttgggagatcagcctgggcaactaagttaaatattatcacaaaataaaagagctgagaatgtagctcagtggtggagcacttgatTATtaacatgtgtgaagctctgTGTTTAAATCCTGGTACtgtagtaaaaaatatatatattaaaaaataaaataaccaataaatCCATTTAATCACTTAGTAGTCTGTAGGCACCCTAACAAACCATGAAGCATTATGCCCAACAGCACATGCAAATTAGTCTTCATTCTTCAAGAAGAACATAATGAAAAGCAACTATATGGGAAGAAAAGACAGGAAggatggaagggaaaggaaattgTTCCTTATTACCACCAAAGGAAACTTAGATGTGGTAGCACTGATCTGAACCACCACTGACATTTATGATTTTCACGTTACCTGCAAATAGCACCAAACAAGCACTCTAGTCTCCAAAAACCAACCAATTTCAACATTTAAAGTTATTTCTTCTGGAATTTACCTCCATAtttctaaatgttatttttattttgctttttcttggtGTACTGATCTTAAACACCAAAATTTTAGGATAAAAAAGAtttgatgtttatattttgaCCAAATATTCCCTTCTGAGCTAAATAAAAGGAACATCATGATGAACTCTCTGATGTATttctcttggaattttttttcatttgttttctacaTGCCAATTTCTAGATCCTTCTCAAACATGTGAACTCAGCTATAGAAACTAGATAGTTTACTAACACTAATTTCCCTTTAGGGCTCAAAATACACCAGATAAACAGCTGGGCTTTATTGCATGAGCCTTCTGTCTTGCTTCAATCTGGGATGCTTATTTTCTAAGCTTACTACTGAGCTGTCACCCTGAGGAATTCCCTTTCTGCTCTCGGAAAAGTCAAAAAGAGATTTATGTTAAAACCTTGGATGTCTAGTCAGGCACAAAGGCACAtttataatcctagcaactggggatcacaagttcaagaccagcctcagcaacttaaccccatctcaaaaaggtctagggatatagcttggtggtaaagtccctctgggttcaattcccaataccccccccccaaaacttGAATGTCTAAATATGTCTCTCACCTTCCTACTTTGATGTTCAGCTACATTGCAaaccttaataaaaatgtatattcactCAGAACACTGAGGGTGTGGTGTTTCTGTTACAGTGTTCAAGATTCCTGTGTTGCTACTGACAAGTCTTAGGCCATTCTGATTCATAATTCTATGACCTACACACACATCCATCCTTGATGTTCTAAAATATGATATACCTCAACCGAAATCTTTTCATTCATTGCGCAGTCAGCTTGAATAACTATGCAATCTAAAGACTGATAACAATATGTactgcaaattttttttcttacatat contains:
- the Luc7l3 gene encoding luc7-like protein 3 isoform X2 → MISAAQLLDELMGRDRNLAPDEKRSNVRWDHESVCKYYLCGFCPAELFTNTRSDLGPCEKIHDENLRKQYEKSSRFMKVGYERDFLRYLQSLLAEVERRIRRGHARLALSQNQQSSGAAGPTGKNEEKIQVLTDKIDVLLQQIEELGSEGKVEEAQGMMKLVEQLKEERELLRSTTSTIESFAAQEKQMEVCEVCGAFLIVGDAQSRVDDHLMGKQHMGYAKIKATVEELKEKLRKRTEEPDRDERLKKEKQEREEREKEREREREERERKRRREEEEREKERARDRERRKRSRSRSRHSSRTSDRRCSRSRDHKRSRSRERRRSSRERRRSRSHDRSERKHRSRSRDRRRSKSRDRKSYKHRSKSRDREQDRKSKEKEKRGSDDKKSSVKSSSREKQSEDPNTESKESDTKNEVNGTSEDIKSEVQRKYAQMKMELSRVRRHTKASSEGKDSVVLQNILRYIVLSQLFCSRLVSPLVCLFGNYCPPL
- the Luc7l3 gene encoding luc7-like protein 3 isoform X4 encodes the protein MISAAQLLDELMGRDRNLAPDEKRSNVRWDHESVCKYYLCGFCPAELFTNTRSDLGPCEKIHDENLRKQYEKSSRFMKVGYERDFLRYLQSLLAEVERRIRRGHARLALSQNQQSSGAAGPTGKNEEKIQVLTDKIDVLLQQIEELGSEGKVEEAQGMMKLVEQLKEERELLRSTTSTIESFAAQEKQMEVCEVCGAFLIVGDAQSRVDDHLMGKQHMGYAKIKATVEELKEKLRKRTEEPDRDERLKKEKQEREEREKEREREREERERKRRREEEEREKERARDRERRKRSRSRSRHSSRTSDRRCSRSRDHKRSRSRERRRSRSRERRRSRSHDRSERKHRSRSRDRRRSKSRDRKSYKHRSKSRDREQDRKSKEKEKRGSDDKKSSVKSSSREKQSEDPNTESKESDTKNEVNGTSEDIKSEVQRKYAQMKMELSRVRRHTKASSEGKDSVVLQNILSVGVVSGP
- the Luc7l3 gene encoding luc7-like protein 3 isoform X1, whose protein sequence is MISAAQLLDELMGRDRNLAPDEKRSNVRWDHESVCKYYLCGFCPAELFTNTRSDLGPCEKIHDENLRKQYEKSSRFMKVGYERDFLRYLQSLLAEVERRIRRGHARLALSQNQQSSGAAGPTGKNEEKIQVLTDKIDVLLQQIEELGSEGKVEEAQGMMKLVEQLKEERELLRSTTSTIESFAAQEKQMEVCEVCGAFLIVGDAQSRVDDHLMGKQHMGYAKIKATVEELKEKLRKRTEEPDRDERLKKEKQEREEREKEREREREERERKRRREEEEREKERARDRERRKRSRSRSRHSSRTSDRRCSRSRDHKRSRSRERRRSRSRERRRSRSHDRSERKHRSRSRDRRRSKSRDRKSYKHRSKSRDREQDRKSKEKEKRGSDDKKSSVKSSSREKQSEDPNTESKESDTKNEVNGTSEDIKSEVQRKYAQMKMELSRVRRHTKASSEGKDSVVLQNILRYIVLSQLFCSRLVSPLVCLFGNYCPPL
- the Luc7l3 gene encoding luc7-like protein 3 isoform X5 is translated as MISAAQLLDELMGRDRNLAPDEKRSNVRWDHESVCKYYLCGFCPAELFTNTRSDLGPCEKIHDENLRKQYEKSSRFMKVGYERDFLRYLQSLLAEVERRIRRGHARLALSQNQQSSGAAGPTGKNEEKIQVLTDKIDVLLQQIEELGSEGKVEEAQGMMKLVEQLKEERELLRSTTSTIESFAAQEKQMEVCEVCGAFLIVGDAQSRVDDHLMGKQHMGYAKIKATVEELKEKLRKRTEEPDRDERLKKEKQEREEREKEREREREERERKRRREEEEREKERARDRERRKRSRSRSRHSSRTSDRRCSRSRDHKRSRSRERRRSRSRERRRSRSHDRSERKHRSRSRDRRRSKSRDRKSYKHRSKSRDREQDRKSKEKEKRGSDDKKSSVKSSSREKQSEDPNTESKESDTKNEVNGTSEDIKSEGDTQSN
- the Luc7l3 gene encoding luc7-like protein 3 isoform X6, producing MKVGYERDFLRYLQSLLAEVERRIRRGHARLALSQNQQSSGAAGPTGKNEEKIQVLTDKIDVLLQQIEELGSEGKVEEAQGMMKLVEQLKEERELLRSTTSTIESFAAQEKQMEVCEVCGAFLIVGDAQSRVDDHLMGKQHMGYAKIKATVEELKEKLRKRTEEPDRDERLKKEKQEREEREKEREREREERERKRRREEEEREKERARDRERRKRSRSRSRHSSRTSDRRCSRSRDHKRSRSRERRRSRSRERRRSRSHDRSERKHRSRSRDRRRSKSRDRKSYKHRSKSRDREQDRKSKEKEKRGSDDKKSSVKSSSREKQSEDPNTESKESDTKNEVNGTSEDIKSEVQRKYAQMKMELSRVRRHTKASSEGKDSVVLQNILRYIVLSQLFCSRLVSPLVCLFGNYCPPL
- the Luc7l3 gene encoding luc7-like protein 3 isoform X7, yielding MISAAQLLDELMGRDRNLAPDEKRSNVRWDHESVCKYYLCGFCPAELFTNTRSDLGPCEKIHDENLRKQYEKSSRFMKVGYERDFLRYLQSLLAEVERRIRRGHARLALSQNQQSSGAAGPTGKNEEKIQVLTDKIDVLLQQIEELGSEGKVEEAQGMMKLVEQLKEERELLRSTTSTIESFAAQEKQMEVCEVCGAFLIVGDAQSRVDDHLMGKQHMGYAKIKATVEELKEKLRKRTEEPDRDERLKKEKQEREEREKEREREREERERKRRREEEEREKERARDRERRKRSRSRSRHSSRTSDRRCSRSRDHKRSRSRERRRSRSRERRRSRSHDRSERKHRSRSRDRRRSKSRDRKSYKHRSKSRDREQDRKSKEKGQKIRLLD
- the Luc7l3 gene encoding luc7-like protein 3 isoform X3, which codes for MISAAQLLDELMGRDRNLAPDEKRSNVRWDHESVCKYYLCGFCPAELFTNTRSDLGPCEKIHDENLRKQYEKSSRFMKVGYERDFLRYLQSLLAEVERRIRRGHARLALSQNQQSSGAAGPTGKNEEKIQVLTDKIDVLLQQIEELGSEGKVEEAQGMMKLVEQLKEERELLRSTTSTIESFAAQEKQMEVCEVCGAFLIVGDAQSRVDDHLMGKQHMGYAKIKATVEELKEKLRKRTEEPDRDERLKKEKQEREEREKEREREREERERKRRREEEEREKERARDRERRKRSRSRSRHSSRTSDRRCSRSRDHKRSRSRERRRSRSRERRRSRSHDRSERKHRSRSRDRRRSKSRDRKSYKHRSKSRDREQDRKSKEKEKRGSDDKKSSVKSSSREKQSEDPNTESKESDTKNEVNGTSEDIKSEVQRKYAQMKMELSRVRRHTKASSEGKDSVVLQNILRTTVRRFFEEY